The Cucurbita pepo subsp. pepo cultivar mu-cu-16 chromosome LG08, ASM280686v2, whole genome shotgun sequence genome contains a region encoding:
- the LOC111799934 gene encoding ATP sulfurylase 1, chloroplastic-like, with protein MASTATRFIKAPSPFHSIQRTSYTHLGAPIKISLPAGSFKAKKANLRLRVSAGLIEPDGGRLVELLVEEPLRGLKKKEALSLPRISLSSIDIQWVHVLSEGWASPLTGFMRESEFLQTLHFNSLRLPDGSVANMSVPIVLAIDDAQKHHIGDSTSVALFDANNNPIAIMKDIEIYKHPKEERIARTWGTTAPGLPYVDQAITNAGNWLIGGDLEVIEPIKYHDGLDRFRQSPAELREEFTRRNADAVFAFQLRNPVHNGHALLMTDTRRRLLEMGYKNPVLLLHPLGGYTKADDVPLGWRMKQHEKVLEDGVLDPETTVVSIFPSPMHYAGPTEVQWHAKARINAGANFYIVGRDPAGMGHPTKKRDLYDADHGKKVLSMAPGLERLNILPFRVAAYDKTQGKMAFFDPSRAQDFLFISGTKMRTLAKNKENPPEGFMCPGGWKVLVEYYDSLVPASSGRLAEPEAVLA; from the exons ATGGCGTCCACGGCGACTCGATTCATCAAAGCCCCATCTCCATTTCATTCTATTCAGAGAACTTCCTACACCCACTTGGGCGCTCCGATCAAAATCTCCCTTCCTGCTGGGAGCTTCAAGGCCAAGAAGGCCAATCTCCGGCTCCGGGTTTCCGCCGGTTTGATCGAACCAGACGGCGGAAGGCTGGTGGAGCTTCTGGTTGAGGAGCCTCTGAGGggtttgaagaagaaggaggcCTTATCCTTGCCGAGGATCTCCCTTTCGAGCATAGATATTCAATGGGTTCATGTGCTCAGCGAAGGATGGGCCAGTCCTCTTACCGGATTCATGAGAGAATCCGAGTTCCTCCAAACGCTTCATTTCAATTCGCTCAGGCTTCCAGATGGGTCTGTGGCGAACATGTCAGTGCCCATTGTCTTGGCCATTGACGATGCCCAAAAGCACCACATCGGCGACTCCACCAGTGTGGCTCTCTTTGACGCCAACAACAACCCCATCGCTATTATGAAGGA TATTGAGATCTACAAGCacccaaaagaagaaaggatagCAAGAACCTGGGGCACCACTGCTCCCGGGCTCCCTTACGTTGATCAAGCCATAACCAATGCTGGTAACTGGCTGATAGGAGGTGACTTAGAGGTTATAGAACCAATCAAGTACCATGATGGGCTTGACCGTTTCCGACAGTCACCTGCAGAACTACGGGAGGAATTTACCCGGCGAAATGCAGATGCAGTGTTTGCATTCCAACTTCGAAATCCAGTACATAATGGGCATGCATTACTAATGACGGATACCCGCCGTCGACTGCTTGAAATGGGGTACAAGAACCCCGTTTTGTTGCTTCATCCTTTGGGTGGCTACACCAAGGCAGATGATGTTCCACTAGGTTGGCGAATGAAGCAACATGAGAAG GTCCTTGAGGATGGTGTTCTTGATCCAGAGACAACGGTCGTCTCCATATTTCCATCTCCTATGCACTATGCAGGGCCAACTGAGGTGCAGTGGCATGCAAAGGCAAGAATCAATGCAGGAGCCAACTTTTACATTGTTGGACGCGACCCAGCTGGAATGGGTCATCCTACTAAGAAAAGGGATTTATATGATGCTGACCATGGGAAGAAAGTCTTGAGCATGGCACCTGGACTAGAGCGGCTGAACATCCTTCCCTTCAGA GTTGCTGCTTATGATAAAACTCAGGGCAAAATGGCTTTCTTCGACCCCTCTAGAGCTCAGGATTTCCTATTCATATCCGGCACCAAG ATGAGAACACTAGCGAAGAACAAAGAGAATCCACCAGAAGGGTTTATGTGCCCAGGTGGATGGAAGGTGTTAGTTGAATATTATGACAGTTTGGTACCTGCAAGCAGTGGCAGACTGGCTGAACCTGAAGCTGTTCTGGCATAG
- the LOC111800049 gene encoding uncharacterized protein LOC111800049, whose translation MYGPNAYIHFLHQLFAGKAISGYPPPLSFDFVNEEKAEQPNYLTLKGFVELNMGNEMGNNNTSEFREEEQARTEGPEKSLLEGGANEVKADEVADFSQKEARPGSDGADKLNGNHHVIEKEEEKNKECNTAEFHVVSEKLPDRTKEDNEVQANSKEDKTKEFDSEENRSDGNEHEHEKQASNQEEEEGEGVSNLNTTILALDEPKPEKTSDFKSTQHELLNIKAESFIEDSNKFPEECKDALGLSLNNTYHSAECAMADSEETTNMDRVLGIDRDIDKENGVRGKGSNFDMITQASEDPKSEKISDFDADQVIDTDRDADKEDDRERGKGSNLDPKSEKATDFDVDQVLDTDRDTEKEGDIERVKGSNCHTMTQASEDPKSEKFSDFVAEQVIDNDQEKGDIERIKGSNCNTMTQASEDPKSENVSDFVADQVIDNDQEKGDIERIKGSNCNTMTQASEDSQSENFSDFVADQVIDNDQEKHNENDGARGKDSNFDTIKQAPEDPKSETTSNFDADQVIDTNQDTDKEVDGLKEKVSNFDMIAQALEDPKLRKTSDFDADQVIDTHRDTDEENGAERGEGYHVKTLHVLDDPKSEKNSDLKSIHHELPETKAESLAGSSADGSSQEIKYCFGSSLEHTEENDHFMCTEKLSNVDSFGAEAKTDMEKKNCDIIEPRSCHENTMPTTTIVDTKDEETAIDLIGHNTSCSQPEEKSLVIELPKSCMQVPEVENRCTVLKEETQLREEQGTETIVQDNLPTQSKISNEVQEEFNTIRSHSEENAASESVVRNQNETPGEDCEDSDEEYLEISEQIMEVLNSSIGDYKHKNEGMGETTEISTNVGHEGERREPEENLFEPLLGLQPQSHQKEASITFQTGESTDESISTLRQITEKTSEKSKKNSSDSPHYIQTASATFTETKPSTNPIDEQNVTTLPLSTFREENQESPGRTSNESNSDNSVADIEMRKSPSFNIDIQSEGKAVETEKIPLLYQIKTIEDLQNLQEISFPNPTEKRVVKLGRSESEKSRPSFPGFAKEKEESEMESTAINQHKLGATKNADKDLPPPSPIRKGKRRSKSLIFGTCICCATAIN comes from the exons ATGTACGGTCCCAATGCGTATATTCATTTCCTTCATCAATTGTTTGCCGGAAAAGCGATTAGTGGGTATCCCCCACCattatcttttgattttgttaatgAGGAAAAAGCAGAACAGCCCAATTATTTAACTCTTAAAG GATTTGTTGAGTTGAATATGGGAAATGAGATGGGAAACAATAACACATCTGAATTTAGAG AGGAAGAACAGGCAAGAACTGAAGGTCCAGAAAAATCTTTACTGGAAGGTGGGGCCAACGAAGTCAAAGCGGATGAAGTTGCAGACTTCAGCCAAAAAGAGGCTAGGCCAGGTTCTGATGGTGCAGATAAACTAAATGGAAATCACCATGTCATTGAGAAAG aggaagaaaaaaataaagaatgtaATACGGCAGAGTTTCATGTGGTTTCTGAAAAGCTACCAGACAGAACTAAAGAGGACAACGAAGTCCAGGCCAACTCTAAAGAGGATAAAACAAAGGAGTTTGATTCGGAAGAGAATAGATCGGATGGAAATGAGCATGAGCATGAAAAGCAGGCTTCAAATCAGGAAG aggaagaaggGGAGGGAGTTTCCAATTTGAACACAACAATACTAGCATTAGATGAGCCGAAACCTGAAAAGACTTCAGATTTCAAAAGTACTCAGCATGAATTGCTCAACATTAAAGCCGAATCTTTCATAGAAGATAGCAACAAGTTTCCAGAAGAATGCAAGGATGCTTTGGGATTGAGTTTGAACAACACTTACCATTCAGCAGAATGTGCCATGGCAGATTCAGAAGAAACCACCAATATGGATCGAGTTCTTGGTATTGACCGAGATATTGATAAGGAAAATGGAGTGAGGGGAAAAGGTTCAAACTTCGACATGATAACACAGGCATCAGAAGATCCAAAATCTGAAAAGATTTCTGATTTTGATGCTGATCAAGTTATTGATACTGATCGAGATGCAGATAAGGAAGATGATAGAGAGAGGGGCAAAGGTTCCAACTTAGATCCAAAATCTGAAAAAGCAACAGATTTTGATGTTGATCAAGTTCTTGATACTGATCGAGATACAGAAAAGGAAGGTGATATTGAGAGGGTCAAGGGTTCAAACTGCCATACGATGACACAAGCATCAGAAGACCCAAAATCTGAAAAGTTTTCAGATTTTGTTGCTGAGCAAGTTATTGATAATGATCAAGAAAAAGGTGATATTGAGAGGATCAAAGGTTCAAACTGCAATACGATGACACAAGCATCAGAAGACCCAAAATCTGAAAACGTTTCAGATTTTGTTGCTGATCAAGTAATTGATAATGATCAAGAAAAAGGTGATATTGAGAGGATCAAAGGTTCAAACTGCAATACGATGACACAAGCATCAGAAGACTCACAATCTGAAAACTTTTCAGATTTTGTTGCTGATCAAGTTATTGATAATGATCAAGAAAAACACAATGAAAATGATGGAGCAAGAGGAAAAGATTCCAACTTTGACACGATAAAACAAGCACCAGAAGATCCAAAATCTGAAAcgacttcaaattttgatgcTGATCAAGTTATTGATACTAATCAAGATACTGATAAGGAAGTTGATGGACTGAAGGAAAAAGTTTCCAACTTCGACATGATAGCACAAGCATTAGAAGAtccaaaattaagaaagaCCTCAGATTTCGATGCTGATCAAGTTATTGATACTCATCGAGATACAGATGAGGAGAATGGTGCAGAGAGGGGAGAAGGCTACCATGTCAAGACGTTACATGTATTGGACGATCCAAAATCTGAAAAGAATTCAGATCTTAAGTCTATTCATCATGAATTGCCTGAAACCAAGGCAGAATCGTTGGCGGGATCAAGTGCTGATGGATCCTCACAAGAAATCAAGTACTGTTTCGGCTCTAGTTTGGAACATACTGAGGAGAATGATCACTTCATGTGCACAGAAAAATTATCTAACGTGGATTCTTTCGGCGCAGAGGCAAAGACAGatatggagaagaagaacTGTGATATAATAGAGCCAAGGTCATGCCATGAAAATACAATGCCAACAACTACAATTGTCGATACTAAAGATGAAGAAACTGCGATAGATTTGATCGGTCATAATACTTCATGTTCACAACCAGAAGAGA AGAGTCTGGTGATAGAATTACCGAAGTCATGCATGCAAGTTCCCGAGGTTGAAAACAGATGCACAGttttgaaagaagaaaccCAATTAAGAGAAGAACAGGGAACTGAAACAATCGTTCAAGACAATCTTCCAACTCAATCTAAGATTTCAAATGAGGTCCAAGAGGAATTTAACACGATTAGGTCGCACTCCGAGGAAAATGCAGCTTCTGAATCTGTTGTCAGAAACCAGAACGAGACTCCTGGAGAAGATTGCGAGGATTCAGATGAAGAATATCTGGAAATTTCTGAACAAATTATGGAAGTTTTAAATTCATCTATTGGAGATTACAAGCATAAGAATGAGGGGATGGGAGAGACAACGGAAATTTCAACAAACGTTGGACATGAAGGGGAAAGACGAGAACCAGAGGAAAACTTATTTGAACCTCTTTTAGGGCTTCAACCTCAAAGCCATCAAAAGGAAGCTTCGATCACATTTCAAACTGGAGAAAGTACAGATGAATCAATCTCAACACTGAGGCAAATAACCGAAAAAACATCtgaaaaatccaagaaaaattCCTCAGACTCTCCACATTATATACAAACAGCTTCAGCAACATTCACAGAAACTAAACCATCGACAAATCCGATCGACGAACAGAATGTAACAACGCTTCCGCTCTCAACATTCAGAGAGGAAAATCAAGAATCTCCAGGAAGAACAAGCAACGAATCAAATTCCGACAATTCAGTCGCTGATATCGAAATGCGTAAATCGCCTAGCTTCAATATAGATATCCAAAGCGAAGGAAAGGCAGtagaaacagagaaaattCCATTGTTATACCAGATCAAGACAATCGAAGACTTACAAAATCTGCAGGAGATTAGCTTCCCAAATCCAACGGAGAAGCGAGTTGTAAAGTTAGGAAGAAGCGAATCAGAGAAATCGAGACCTTCATTCCCAGGATTcgcaaaagaaaaagaagaatcgGAGATGGAATCCACCGCAATCAATCAACATAAATTAGGCGCCACAAAAAACGCAGACAAAGACTTACCACCGCCATCGCCGATTCGAAAAGGGAAGCGCAGAAGCAAATCCCTAATCTTCGGAACCTGCATCTGCTGTGCTACTGCAATCAATTGA